Proteins encoded in a region of the Malaciobacter mytili LMG 24559 genome:
- a CDS encoding aminotransferase class V-fold PLP-dependent enzyme encodes MKKDLFRKILNSNNLKKDIIGHHKELYFDYTASGLAFEPIEARIREVLQTYANTHSKEASMAHTTNNYFEEARENLKKMFELSDEFTILPNGCGATAAIKHFQELLGIYIPPATKKRYNISVDKSKLPLVIVGPYEHHSNDVSFREALCETIRIGLDNHGLVDLKHLKEVLEENKHREIIGSFCIASNVTGIISDYKNISKLLREYNAIVCFDAAASSPYMNIPCEYYDALFASPHKLLGGPGSCGLLIIRKKLIDSSISPTFAGGGTVLYVNKNTQEYDSKIENRENAGTPGILQFIRASLAYQLRNEVGFDYIKNKKDELIKYLISELKKIEDIIIYGNLEANNIGIVSFNKKNLSPYDLCAKLSDIFGVQTRAGCSCAGPYGHDLLGIEKIDLNNKPGWVRVSVHYTMHKEDIDNLLQAIKDSIK; translated from the coding sequence ATGAAAAAAGATCTATTTAGAAAAATTCTAAACTCTAACAATTTAAAAAAAGATATTATTGGACATCATAAAGAGTTATATTTTGATTATACTGCATCAGGATTAGCATTTGAACCAATAGAAGCTCGTATTAGAGAAGTGCTGCAAACTTATGCAAATACTCACTCAAAAGAAGCCTCTATGGCCCATACAACAAATAACTATTTTGAAGAAGCAAGAGAAAATCTTAAAAAAATGTTTGAACTTAGTGATGAGTTTACTATTTTACCAAATGGTTGTGGTGCCACAGCAGCAATAAAACATTTTCAAGAACTTTTAGGAATATATATTCCTCCTGCTACAAAAAAAAGATATAACATAAGTGTAGATAAATCTAAACTTCCTTTAGTAATAGTTGGACCTTATGAGCATCACTCAAATGATGTAAGTTTTAGAGAAGCTTTATGTGAAACTATTAGAATTGGCTTAGATAACCATGGATTAGTTGATTTAAAACATTTAAAAGAAGTTTTAGAAGAGAATAAACATAGAGAAATTATTGGAAGTTTTTGTATTGCTTCAAATGTAACAGGAATTATTAGTGATTATAAAAATATTTCTAAATTATTAAGAGAATATAATGCTATTGTATGTTTTGATGCAGCAGCTAGCTCTCCTTATATGAATATTCCATGTGAATATTATGATGCACTTTTTGCATCTCCTCACAAACTACTTGGAGGACCTGGAAGTTGTGGACTATTAATAATAAGAAAAAAGTTAATTGATAGTAGTATTAGCCCTACTTTTGCAGGTGGAGGAACAGTTTTATATGTAAATAAAAATACTCAAGAGTATGATTCTAAAATTGAAAATAGAGAAAATGCAGGAACTCCTGGTATTTTACAATTTATAAGAGCCTCTCTTGCATATCAACTTAGAAATGAAGTTGGTTTTGATTATATAAAAAATAAAAAAGATGAATTAATAAAATATTTAATTAGTGAACTTAAAAAAATAGAAGATATTATAATTTATGGAAATTTAGAAGCAAATAATATAGGGATTGTGTCTTTTAATAAAAAGAATTTAAGTCCTTATGATTTATGTGCAAAATTATCTGATATTTTTGGAGTACAAACAAGAGCTGGATGTTCTTGTGCTGGACCTTATGGTCATGATTTATTAGGAATAGAGAAAATAGATTTAAATAATAAACCAGGATGGGTTAGAGTATCTGTTCACTATACAATGCACAAAGAAGATATAGATAATCTTCTTCAAGCTATAAAAGATAGTATTAAATAA
- a CDS encoding methyl-accepting chemotaxis protein, whose translation MRNLSISKKFTLVSFIMTLLTIVIGYFILNNYKNSLIKDVYKNIEIDLKNIANDRIEGKFDVGISNAISIANDTMIKRALAENNRDLAIEALANLSKNMKDNTPFKNIKVHIHTKDNHSFLRNWQVNKFGDDLSSFRKSVVKVNKEKVIVNTFEVGKAGLSIRSVVPIFSQSGEHLGSLEFMQGINSVAKAFDKNKDGFLLLMDASLAVAKVDENLKLKDYIISQKFINKEFLEDSKTLDFKTLLKEGIFNSSKFTYTYEYIKDFEGNNVGIALVGKPYEIVHLAIDKSTNLIFIALVILVLALLVTFVISLINMKTNIITPIKDLKKAIDSIRVQSLDASHIEVKNQDEIGEVVQSFNLYLDSIEAGIEKDREVIHEARVVMEKVNVGLFNDKIKKQANSKEVALLINVINDMIEKTGKNLFVLSETLVLLSQAKYDVAVPTINGVTGLIASLLNGVKVTQSTMSEVMALIDKSNKELNSSANELSNASKRLSESSNIQAAGLEETAAAIEEITSTINHSSENAHKMTIHAQNVTSSNEQGRALANQTVNAMDELSAKVISIHEAITVIDQIAFQTNILSLNAAVEAATAGESGKGFAVVAQEVRNLANRSAQAAKEIKDLVESATQKAQESKSITDKMLTGYNQLDESIHTTIELINEVATASKEQQNAISQINDTVNSLDKATQENASLASTISKMALNTQHLVKQLNNAVRNTSYNEESKKRICDPSMIFNVNKLKSDHIVFKDTNFNNCHEGNFFKVKSHHECNLGKWLDANANEKFAQTTQWQELLKAHKNVHEKVQVTIDLYAKGSSNEQILKETYEVENEVSKVFDLLDKVREINCEKR comes from the coding sequence ATGAGAAATTTATCAATTTCAAAAAAATTTACATTAGTATCATTTATAATGACTTTACTAACAATAGTTATTGGATACTTTATATTAAACAATTATAAGAATAGTTTAATTAAGGATGTATATAAAAATATAGAAATTGATTTAAAAAATATTGCAAATGATAGAATTGAAGGAAAATTTGATGTTGGTATATCAAATGCAATATCAATAGCAAATGATACAATGATAAAAAGAGCTTTAGCGGAAAATAATAGGGATTTAGCAATTGAAGCCTTAGCTAATTTATCAAAAAATATGAAAGATAATACTCCTTTTAAAAATATTAAGGTACATATTCATACAAAAGATAATCACTCTTTTTTAAGAAATTGGCAAGTAAATAAATTTGGAGATGATTTAAGTTCTTTTAGAAAAAGTGTTGTAAAAGTAAATAAAGAAAAAGTTATTGTAAATACTTTTGAAGTGGGGAAAGCTGGACTTAGTATTAGATCAGTTGTACCTATTTTCTCACAAAGTGGTGAACATTTAGGCTCTTTAGAGTTTATGCAAGGTATTAACTCTGTTGCAAAAGCTTTTGATAAAAATAAAGATGGTTTTTTACTTTTAATGGATGCTTCTTTAGCTGTTGCAAAAGTTGATGAAAATTTAAAACTAAAAGATTATATTATTTCTCAAAAATTTATAAATAAAGAGTTTTTAGAAGATAGTAAAACTCTTGATTTTAAAACTCTTTTAAAAGAAGGAATTTTTAATAGTTCTAAGTTTACTTATACATATGAGTATATAAAAGATTTTGAAGGTAATAATGTTGGAATAGCACTTGTGGGTAAACCTTATGAGATTGTACATTTGGCAATAGATAAATCTACAAATTTAATTTTTATTGCTTTGGTTATTTTAGTTCTTGCTCTTTTGGTTACATTTGTAATTTCTCTTATAAATATGAAGACAAATATTATAACTCCAATTAAAGACTTAAAAAAAGCTATTGATAGTATTAGAGTACAAAGCTTAGATGCTTCTCATATTGAGGTTAAAAATCAAGATGAAATAGGCGAAGTAGTACAAAGTTTTAATTTATATTTAGACTCTATTGAAGCTGGAATAGAAAAAGATAGAGAAGTTATTCATGAAGCAAGAGTTGTAATGGAAAAGGTTAATGTTGGATTATTTAATGATAAGATAAAAAAACAAGCAAACTCTAAAGAAGTAGCCTTATTAATCAATGTAATAAATGATATGATAGAAAAAACAGGTAAAAACCTATTTGTTTTATCTGAAACACTTGTTTTATTATCTCAAGCAAAATATGATGTTGCAGTCCCTACAATCAATGGAGTAACAGGACTTATTGCTTCTTTATTAAATGGAGTAAAAGTAACACAATCAACAATGTCAGAGGTTATGGCTCTTATAGATAAATCTAATAAAGAGTTAAATAGTAGTGCAAATGAGTTATCAAATGCTTCAAAAAGATTAAGTGAATCTTCAAATATCCAAGCTGCAGGCTTAGAAGAAACAGCAGCTGCAATTGAAGAGATAACTTCAACAATAAATCATAGTAGTGAAAATGCGCATAAAATGACAATTCATGCACAAAATGTAACTTCTTCAAATGAACAAGGAAGAGCTTTAGCAAACCAAACAGTTAATGCTATGGATGAATTAAGTGCAAAAGTTATCTCTATTCATGAAGCAATTACAGTAATTGATCAAATAGCCTTTCAAACAAATATATTATCACTTAACGCAGCAGTAGAAGCAGCAACAGCAGGGGAATCAGGGAAAGGTTTTGCAGTTGTTGCACAAGAGGTAAGAAATCTTGCAAATAGAAGTGCTCAAGCTGCTAAGGAGATAAAAGACTTAGTAGAAAGTGCTACACAAAAAGCTCAAGAAAGTAAAAGTATTACAGATAAAATGCTAACAGGATATAATCAATTAGATGAGAGTATTCATACAACAATTGAGTTAATAAATGAAGTTGCTACTGCTTCAAAAGAGCAACAAAATGCAATTTCACAAATTAATGATACGGTAAACTCTTTAGATAAAGCAACTCAAGAAAATGCATCATTGGCTTCAACTATTAGCAAAATGGCTTTAAATACTCAACATTTAGTTAAGCAGTTAAATAATGCAGTAAGAAATACTTCATATAACGAAGAATCTAAAAAAAGAATATGTGACCCAAGTATGATTTTTAATGTAAATAAATTAAAATCTGATCATATTGTTTTTAAAGATACAAACTTTAATAATTGTCATGAGGGAAATTTCTTTAAAGTTAAAAGCCATCATGAATGTAATTTAGGTAAATGGTTAGATGCAAATGCAAATGAAAAATTTGCACAAACTACTCAGTGGCAAGAGTTATTAAAAGCTCATAAAAATGTACATGAAAAAGTTCAAGTTACAATAGATTTATATGCAAAAGGTAGTTCTAATGAACAAATTCTAAAAGAGACATATGAAGTAGAAAATGAAGTTTCAAAAGTATTTGATCTTTTAGATAAAGTAAGAGAGATTAACTGTGAGAAAAGATAG
- a CDS encoding metallophosphoesterase: MRVLLFGTIFLIIFSLLCLYISKRFINKLDLKPKYKKYLNYFLVLNLLGVLGYLVFRRYPIIPNEIYFLLSVPIGIIFLLFSTSVIYDILKYLINHSSKDIKRREFFKKSLDITALLAATSINAKAMYNARHIQIEEVKIKIKNLKESYSLVQISDVHIGGLVDKEFIASLVKKINLLKADVVVITGDLVDTNLKYAKAALEELENLKSTYGTYFIVGNHEYFHGIENIIETMKSLNIKVLENENIYIGKENSGFYLAGVYDRFGERYGEYKPDIKKALENTEDFPTILLAHQPKFIEEIPSTSNIDLILCGHTHGGQIMPFNLLVKLQQPYISGLYQHNDTTQVYVNKGTGFWGPPMRLGASSEITYINLISN, translated from the coding sequence ATGAGAGTTTTACTATTTGGAACAATTTTTCTAATTATTTTTTCTTTATTATGTTTATATATTTCAAAAAGATTTATAAATAAGCTTGATTTAAAGCCAAAATATAAAAAATATTTAAATTATTTTTTAGTTTTAAATCTTTTGGGGGTATTGGGTTATCTAGTATTTAGAAGATACCCAATTATTCCCAATGAAATATATTTTTTATTAAGTGTTCCTATTGGAATAATTTTTTTACTCTTCTCTACATCAGTTATTTATGATATTTTAAAATATCTTATCAATCACTCTTCAAAAGATATTAAAAGAAGAGAGTTTTTTAAAAAATCTTTAGATATAACTGCTCTTCTTGCAGCTACTTCAATTAATGCAAAAGCTATGTATAATGCAAGACATATACAAATAGAAGAAGTAAAAATTAAAATAAAAAATTTAAAAGAGTCATATAGCTTAGTTCAAATTAGTGATGTACATATTGGTGGTTTGGTTGATAAAGAATTTATTGCTTCTCTTGTAAAAAAAATAAATCTTTTAAAAGCTGATGTAGTAGTAATAACAGGCGATTTAGTTGATACTAATTTAAAGTATGCAAAAGCTGCATTAGAAGAACTAGAAAATCTAAAATCTACTTATGGAACATATTTTATAGTGGGAAATCATGAATATTTTCATGGTATTGAAAATATTATAGAAACAATGAAAAGTTTAAATATAAAAGTATTAGAAAATGAAAATATCTATATTGGAAAAGAAAATAGTGGTTTTTATTTAGCTGGAGTTTATGATAGATTTGGAGAAAGATATGGAGAATATAAACCAGATATAAAAAAGGCTTTAGAAAATACAGAAGATTTTCCTACTATTTTATTGGCTCATCAACCAAAATTTATTGAAGAAATTCCTTCAACATCAAATATTGATTTAATACTTTGTGGGCATACTCATGGAGGACAAATAATGCCTTTTAACCTTTTAGTAAAGCTTCAACAGCCATATATTAGTGGACTTTATCAACATAATGATACTACTCAAGTATATGTAAATAAAGGAACTGGATTTTGGGGTCCTCCTATGAGATTAGGTGCAAGTTCTGAGATAACTTATATAAATTTAATAAGTAATTGA
- a CDS encoding nitrous oxide-stimulated promoter family protein has product MTVEKFENEINTLKKFYKIYCEDKHKEQEDIKEIILYKEKYFELDLHLCNECLKDIRYSIEKLQTCVHEIKPRCRNCPNPCYEKTQWKKTAKVMKYGGIKLGLSSIKNKVLKIFK; this is encoded by the coding sequence ATGACTGTGGAAAAATTTGAAAATGAAATTAATACTTTAAAAAAATTTTATAAAATTTATTGTGAAGATAAACATAAAGAACAAGAAGATATAAAAGAGATAATCTTATATAAAGAAAAATATTTTGAGCTGGATTTACATTTATGTAATGAGTGTTTAAAAGATATTAGGTACTCAATAGAAAAACTTCAAACTTGCGTGCATGAAATTAAACCTAGATGTAGAAACTGTCCAAATCCTTGCTATGAAAAAACTCAATGGAAAAAAACTGCAAAAGTTATGAAATATGGGGGAATAAAACTAGGGCTATCTTCCATAAAAAATAAAGTTTTAAAAATCTTTAAGTAG
- a CDS encoding Hsp20/alpha crystallin family protein produces the protein MLVTRFDPFKDLAEFEKRFYNKVSQNEGVSGFVPSVNTREGEFAYHIDVDLPGVKKENIKVDVHKDILTISGERKIKEEIKEEDYYKVETSFGKFTRSFTLPENADIENIDANYEDGVLEVVIPKLAEEKHKKIIQIK, from the coding sequence ATGTTAGTTACAAGATTTGATCCCTTTAAAGATTTAGCAGAATTTGAAAAAAGATTTTATAACAAAGTTTCACAAAATGAAGGTGTAAGTGGGTTTGTTCCTTCTGTAAATACTAGAGAAGGAGAATTTGCTTATCATATTGATGTGGATTTACCTGGAGTAAAAAAAGAGAATATTAAAGTAGATGTACATAAAGATATATTAACAATTTCAGGTGAAAGAAAAATAAAAGAAGAGATAAAAGAAGAAGATTATTATAAAGTTGAAACTTCATTTGGTAAATTTACAAGAAGTTTTACACTTCCTGAAAATGCCGATATTGAAAATATTGATGCAAACTATGAAGATGGAGTTTTAGAAGTTGTGATTCCAAAATTAGCAGAGGAAAAACATAAAAAAATCATTCAAATTAAGTAA
- the typA gene encoding translational GTPase TypA has product MRDIRNIAVIAHVDHGKTTLVDELLKQSGTFSSHQEVDERVMDSNDIEKERGITILSKNTAIDYEGVRINIIDTPGHADFGGEVERVLKMVDSVLLLVDAQEGVMPQTKFVVKKALSLGHRPIVVVNKIDKPAGEPDRVVDEVFDLFAQMDATDEQLEFPVIYAAARDGYAIHNLDDEKKDLKPLFETILTEVPKPNGSEENGLQLQVFTLDYDNFIGKIGIARIFNGTISQGETVLLCKADGEKVKGRVTKLIGFKGLERIELKSAGAGDIVAVAGFETIDVGDSLCDPSNPMPLDPMHIEEPTLSVTFAVNDSPLAGTEGKFVTSNKIDERLKAEMNTNIAMSYEQIGEGKFKVNGRGELQITILAENMRREGFEFSIGRPEVITRIENGVVYEPFEHLVIDTPDEYSGTIIEKLGRKKANMTNMVPMGSGFTRLEFEIPARGLIGIRTEFLTDTKGEGVMNHSFLEFRPYSGTVETRKNGALVSMENGEALGYSIFNLQERGIMYIKPQDKVYVGMVIGEHAKSNDLDVNPIKGKALTNVRASGSDDAIKLIPPRVMSLENALEWIEEDELVEVTPKSVRIRKRELDPTARKRTAKKAKFAD; this is encoded by the coding sequence ATGAGAGATATTAGAAATATTGCCGTAATTGCGCACGTTGACCATGGTAAAACGACGCTGGTAGATGAATTATTAAAACAATCTGGAACTTTTTCTTCACACCAAGAAGTAGATGAAAGAGTAATGGATAGCAATGACATTGAAAAAGAAAGAGGAATTACAATTCTTTCTAAAAATACTGCTATTGATTATGAAGGTGTAAGAATTAACATTATTGACACTCCGGGACACGCCGATTTTGGTGGAGAAGTTGAGAGGGTTTTAAAGATGGTTGATTCTGTACTACTTCTTGTAGATGCTCAAGAGGGAGTTATGCCTCAAACTAAATTCGTTGTAAAAAAAGCTTTATCACTTGGGCATAGACCAATTGTTGTTGTAAATAAAATTGATAAACCTGCTGGTGAACCAGATAGAGTTGTTGATGAAGTATTTGACCTTTTTGCACAAATGGATGCAACAGATGAGCAACTTGAATTCCCAGTAATTTATGCAGCTGCAAGAGATGGTTATGCAATTCATAATTTAGATGATGAAAAGAAAGATTTAAAGCCTTTATTTGAAACTATCTTAACAGAAGTTCCAAAACCAAATGGAAGTGAAGAAAATGGTTTACAGCTTCAAGTATTTACTCTTGATTATGATAACTTCATTGGTAAGATTGGAATTGCAAGAATTTTTAATGGTACTATCTCTCAAGGTGAAACTGTTTTATTATGTAAAGCAGATGGTGAAAAAGTTAAAGGTAGAGTAACTAAACTAATTGGATTTAAAGGTTTAGAAAGAATTGAACTTAAATCAGCAGGTGCAGGGGATATTGTAGCTGTTGCAGGATTTGAAACTATTGATGTTGGGGATTCTTTATGTGACCCAAGTAACCCAATGCCATTAGACCCTATGCATATTGAAGAGCCAACTTTATCTGTTACATTTGCAGTAAATGATTCTCCATTAGCAGGAACTGAAGGTAAATTTGTAACTTCAAATAAAATTGATGAAAGATTAAAAGCTGAGATGAACACTAATATTGCTATGAGTTATGAGCAAATTGGTGAAGGTAAATTTAAAGTAAACGGAAGAGGTGAACTTCAAATTACTATTTTAGCTGAAAATATGAGAAGAGAAGGTTTTGAGTTTTCTATTGGAAGACCAGAAGTTATTACAAGAATTGAAAATGGCGTAGTTTATGAACCATTTGAACATTTAGTAATTGATACTCCAGATGAGTATTCTGGAACAATTATTGAAAAACTTGGAAGAAAAAAAGCAAATATGACAAATATGGTTCCAATGGGATCTGGATTTACAAGATTAGAGTTTGAAATTCCTGCAAGGGGACTTATTGGAATTAGAACAGAGTTTTTAACTGATACAAAAGGTGAGGGTGTTATGAACCACTCATTCTTAGAGTTTAGACCATACTCAGGAACAGTTGAAACAAGAAAAAATGGGGCACTTGTATCTATGGAAAATGGAGAAGCTTTAGGTTACTCAATTTTCAACCTACAAGAAAGAGGGATTATGTATATAAAACCTCAAGATAAAGTTTATGTAGGAATGGTAATTGGTGAGCATGCAAAATCAAATGATTTAGATGTTAATCCAATTAAAGGAAAAGCATTAACAAACGTAAGGGCATCAGGTTCTGATGATGCTATTAAACTTATCCCTCCAAGAGTTATGAGTTTAGAAAATGCGTTAGAGTGGATTGAAGAGGATGAACTTGTTGAAGTTACTCCAAAAAGTGTAAGAATTAGGAAAAGAGAACTTGATCCAACGGCAAGAAAAAGAACAGCTAAAAAGGCTAAATTCGCTGATTAA
- a CDS encoding ABC transporter permease — protein sequence MSNAIKALKANKLKTSLIVLSLIFSITSIFLITSISNGVISMYSTMLKSDGDIIITQRKISDTFFSNIDINLIEKLNNFKEVTKASGLIVGATIVEELPIVAVYGVTTNRFENYKLIKGKYPLKQEVLLGKSIFDSLKNKNEVLIANKKFKVSGVFQSSIGFENGGVVLNIEDASSIFNKSASMIMVNCKIDTNISKLSDKINQLDRNIEAKSTTSFVDNYNQFKIIKTSSNVISFISFCMGLLTIASILSITINQRKSEFGIKRAIGVPMKKILIQIINESLILAVISFFIALFISNIALYFIKNSSLLYGYVNGEISLNIAFFIFITSILIAILGSIIPALNASKTDPIILIQGNKI from the coding sequence ATGTCAAATGCAATAAAGGCTTTAAAAGCCAATAAACTTAAGACATCTCTTATTGTTTTAAGTCTGATTTTTTCTATAACATCAATATTTTTAATTACTTCTATTTCAAATGGTGTTATTTCTATGTACTCTACAATGCTAAAAAGTGATGGAGATATAATTATCACTCAAAGAAAAATATCAGATACATTTTTTTCAAATATAGATATAAACTTAATTGAAAAATTAAATAACTTTAAAGAAGTTACAAAAGCTTCAGGCTTAATTGTGGGTGCAACTATTGTGGAAGAGTTACCTATAGTTGCTGTTTATGGAGTTACTACAAATAGGTTTGAAAACTATAAATTAATAAAAGGTAAATATCCTTTAAAACAAGAAGTTTTACTTGGAAAATCTATTTTTGATAGTTTAAAAAATAAAAATGAAGTATTAATTGCAAATAAAAAATTTAAAGTGTCAGGGGTTTTTCAAAGTTCTATTGGATTTGAAAATGGAGGAGTTGTATTAAATATTGAAGATGCAAGTTCTATTTTCAATAAAAGTGCTTCTATGATAATGGTAAATTGTAAAATTGACACAAATATATCTAAATTAAGTGATAAAATCAATCAACTAGATAGAAATATTGAAGCAAAATCTACAACAAGTTTTGTGGATAATTATAATCAATTTAAAATAATTAAAACCTCATCAAATGTAATTTCTTTTATCTCTTTTTGTATGGGATTACTAACTATTGCTTCAATTTTAAGTATTACTATAAATCAAAGAAAAAGTGAATTTGGAATTAAAAGAGCTATTGGGGTTCCTATGAAAAAAATTCTAATACAAATTATAAATGAGAGTTTGATTTTAGCAGTTATTAGTTTTTTTATTGCCTTATTTATTTCAAATATTGCCTTATATTTTATAAAAAACAGCTCACTTTTATATGGATATGTAAATGGAGAGATTTCACTAAATATTGCATTTTTTATTTTTATTACTTCTATTTTAATAGCTATATTAGGTTCAATTATTCCAGCACTAAATGCTTCAAAAACTGATCCAATTATTTTAATTCAAGGAAATAAAATATGA
- a CDS encoding ABC transporter ATP-binding protein, with product MINLKNISHKYDKEFALKNINLEIKKGSFVAITGESGSGKTTLLSILSTLLKPTSGEAFFEGINYENIKNIDEFRQKNIGFIFQFHYLINYLTVKENINLAKDSATKEEIKNLLATLKIEDLINSYPNEISGGQRQRVAIARALINNPKVIFADEPTGNLDSKNSLNVFNIFKKLSQKGVTIVVATHDKALAAFADINIKVKDGQL from the coding sequence ATGATAAATTTAAAAAATATCTCTCATAAATATGATAAAGAATTTGCTTTAAAAAATATAAACCTTGAAATTAAAAAAGGTTCATTTGTGGCAATTACAGGGGAGAGTGGAAGTGGTAAAACAACACTTTTATCTATTCTTTCTACTTTATTAAAACCCACAAGTGGGGAAGCTTTTTTTGAAGGAATAAATTATGAAAATATTAAAAATATAGATGAATTTAGACAAAAAAATATTGGTTTTATTTTTCAGTTTCACTATTTGATAAATTATTTAACAGTAAAAGAAAATATCAATCTTGCAAAAGACAGTGCAACTAAAGAAGAAATTAAAAACCTATTGGCAACTTTAAAAATTGAAGATTTAATTAATTCATATCCAAATGAAATTTCAGGAGGACAAAGACAAAGAGTTGCAATTGCAAGAGCTTTAATTAATAATCCAAAAGTAATCTTTGCAGATGAACCCACAGGAAATTTGGATTCAAAAAACTCTTTAAATGTATTTAATATTTTTAAAAAACTATCACAAAAAGGTGTAACTATTGTAGTTGCTACTCATGATAAAGCTTTAGCGGCTTTTGCAGATATTAATATAAAGGTAAAAGATGGACAACTTTAA
- a CDS encoding cbb3-type cytochrome c oxidase subunit I: protein MDNFNTFIEKQFKISIIFLFLGLFFGILYSINLLGVFIDSTTLNPVNIRSLHISLMLYGFVPLMLSYLPFLLINKEVGSIKDGLFYLNLYTIFWYIFLIFMISCLLFGNTRGLAFYDFPYELNFILAFAGLFYIIALYKYIKQYKVKPTWVKVSLYIVTLAPFTLLILMNPTIGQVESTISGPHGDNTLGMSFALIPIYYLIIKLLNKEEFKARWNIFWMIPLAFYILSVLHRSFIGSLSYNQEWFFQYLTLLYIPLLYRWYKDSNIDKYPKLALLISILAFLFVDIEGNILFIPELRWVFHRNDLVVAHAHVAMGIGVFFMVIAMFVQYIKQLQKINFYILYLFGLLGIFIVLSISGFIQAGMINGSTQNLWVARTIFGIFTFLSLIAFVNFKFNFTTMEKYNLFGVLNDGFGGVFLILLASFLYPILDFSFEGKYEYIVFAFVSITGLIHFLAFKYKEYELILTKLTVLIRVFISSVFFALYMSHTLGVVALVISLFDISMVIFYLLTLYKKEQLCKN, encoded by the coding sequence ATGGACAACTTTAATACATTTATAGAAAAACAGTTTAAAATTTCTATTATATTTTTATTTTTGGGATTATTTTTTGGGATTTTATACTCTATTAATCTATTGGGAGTATTTATTGATTCTACAACTTTAAATCCAGTAAATATAAGAAGTTTACATATCTCTCTTATGCTTTATGGGTTTGTACCTTTAATGCTTTCATATCTTCCTTTTTTACTTATAAATAAAGAAGTAGGAAGTATAAAAGATGGACTTTTTTATCTAAACTTATATACAATTTTTTGGTATATCTTTTTAATTTTTATGATAAGTTGCTTATTATTTGGGAATACAAGAGGCTTAGCTTTTTATGACTTTCCTTATGAACTAAATTTTATTTTAGCTTTTGCAGGTTTATTTTATATTATTGCTTTATATAAATATATTAAACAATATAAAGTAAAACCAACTTGGGTTAAAGTATCACTTTATATAGTTACTCTTGCTCCTTTTACTCTTTTAATCTTAATGAACCCAACTATTGGACAAGTTGAAAGTACAATTAGTGGTCCCCATGGAGATAATACTTTAGGTATGAGTTTTGCTTTAATTCCTATATATTACTTAATTATTAAACTATTAAACAAAGAAGAATTTAAAGCTAGATGGAATATTTTTTGGATGATTCCTTTAGCTTTTTATATCTTATCAGTTTTACATAGAAGCTTTATAGGTTCTTTATCATATAACCAAGAGTGGTTTTTTCAATATCTAACTTTACTTTATATTCCTTTATTATATAGATGGTATAAAGACTCAAACATTGATAAATACCCAAAGTTAGCTCTTTTAATCTCTATTCTTGCTTTTTTATTTGTGGATATTGAGGGAAATATTTTATTTATTCCTGAACTTAGATGGGTATTTCATAGAAATGATTTAGTGGTTGCTCATGCTCATGTGGCTATGGGAATTGGCGTATTTTTTATGGTTATTGCTATGTTTGTTCAATATATAAAACAACTTCAAAAAATCAACTTTTATATATTATATTTATTTGGTCTTCTTGGTATTTTTATAGTTTTAAGTATTAGTGGGTTTATTCAAGCAGGGATGATTAATGGCTCAACACAAAACCTTTGGGTTGCTAGAACTATTTTTGGAATTTTTACTTTTCTTTCACTAATAGCTTTTGTAAATTTTAAATTTAATTTTACAACTATGGAAAAATATAATCTATTTGGAGTGTTAAATGATGGTTTTGGAGGAGTATTTTTAATCTTACTTGCAAGTTTTTTATATCCAATATTAGATTTTAGTTTTGAGGGTAAATACGAATATATAGTTTTTGCTTTTGTAAGTATTACAGGGCTTATTCATTTTTTAGCTTTTAAATACAAAGAGTATGAATTAATACTTACAAAACTTACTGTTTTAATAAGAGTTTTTATAAGTTCAGTTTTTTTTGCTTTGTATATGTCTCATACATTAGGAGTTGTTGCTTTAGTAATATCTCTTTTTGATATTTCAATGGTTATTTTTTATCTACTTACTTTATATAAAAAGGAGCAATTATGCAAAAATTAG